The Rouxiella sp. WC2420 region TGCAAATACTCGATATCACGTACAAATCCGAAGGTTCGGGCTCTGCTGATCTGGCGAACAAAGGACTCTGCCGAGAACTCTAACTGAAAACGCTTGGCGTCACCTTCGATAGCCGGGTGGTTGAAGTCGATAGTCCAGTCCAAATGGAAACCGTTGTAAGGTCTCATTTCGGCCCACTTATCGCCATCTTCAACACGCACGGTTTCTTTGATGCGCAGGAATTTCTTCGCGCTATTCAGGAGCTCGATGCCTGCGTCCATCAACAGATAGACGAAAGGCGCGGCGCTGCCATCCATAATCGGAATCTCAGGCGCATTAACTTCGATAATAATATTATCGATGCCAAGACCTGCAAGTGCCGCATTAAGGTGTTCAACCGTAGAAATACGCACGTCATGCTCATTAACCAGGCAAGTACAGAGCATGGTATCACGCACGGATTTTGCATCTGCCGGAAAATCAACCGGTGGATTCAAGTCAGTGCGACGATAGATGACCCCGGTGTTAGCCGGCGCTGGTCGCAAGGTCAGGGTCACTTTCTTACCGGTATGTAAACCGACACCCGTCGCCTGAACGATACGTTTTAATGTACGTTGTTTGATCATCGTTTTTATCTCGCAATGTTATCCATCCAACCGGCTTAAGTTTACCTTAAGACCGGCGAGACAGTATAGCACAAAGAGCGGAGATCCCAACTTTAGGACAATTCGTTTAACTTAGTCCGCCTGCTTGCGCAGGAACGCCGGAATGTCCAGATAGTCTGGCTCTTTGTTTGATTGCGTACCTGGATCGTTAACCACTTTGGCAGCTGGCTTGTTTTCCTGCGGCAGCGGCGACATGCCGTGCTGCTGGTAACGGTGATCCATTACTGGCTGGCTGGCAGGTTTATTGGTCACCAGAGTGATTTCAGGACGTTTGTCCATGCCAATACCTGTTGCTACCACAGTAACACGCAATTCGTCGTTCATTTCCGGGTCAAGGGAAGTACCGATAACTACCGTTGCGTTATCAGAGGCGAAAGCACGGATAGTGTTACCCACGGTTTCAAACTCATCCAGACGCAGGTCGAAGCCAGCGGTAATGTTGACCAGCACGCCGCGCGCGCCAGACAGGTCGATATCTTCCAGCAGCGGGCTGGAGATCGCCATTTCGGCGGCTTCTTCAGCGCGATCTTCACCACAGGCCACACCAGAACCCATCATCGCGTAGCCCATTTCGGACATCACTGTGCGCACGTCGGCAAAGTCGACGTTCATCAGGCCTGGACGGGTGATCAGCTCGGCAATACCCTGAACTGCGCCTTTAAGCACGTCGTTGGCCGCACCGAAAGCGTCGAGCAGAGAAATACCGCGACCCAGAACTTTAAGTAACTTGTCGTTCGGGATAGTGATCAATGAGTCAACGTGCTTTGAAAGCTCGGCAATACCCTGCTCCGCAAACGCCATACGCTTCTTGCCTTCAAAGTTGAAAGGCTTAGTCACTACAGCTACGGTCAGAATACCTAAATCTTTTGCAACTTCAGCAACCACAGGCGCTGCACCAGTACCGGTACCGCCACCCATACCTGCCGCGATGAACACCATATCGGCGCCTTCGAGTGCAACTCGCAGGGCTTCACGGTCTTCTTCAGCAGAATTGCGACCCACTTCCGGGTTCGCACCAGCACCCAGACCTTTGGTAATACCGCTACCAATCTGGATTGTCTGGCCTACTGCCGTCTTACGCAACGCCTGAGCGTCGGTATTAACGGCAAAGAATTCAACACCTTCGATGCGCTCACGCACCATGTGCTCGACAGCGTTGCCACCGCCACCGCCGACGCCGATGACTTTAATCACCGCGTCGTTGGTCAGTTCCATAGGTTCAAACATAGTTTCTCTCCGTTTTGTGCCTGTCGCTTCGGGATCACCAATACACTTCACTATGATCCCGTTGTTGAAACATTAAAACTCTTTTCTCAGCCAACTGTTGATTCTTTTGAACCAATTGCCCACTGAGGCGCGTTTTTCCACTTCTGCCTCACCGCTGAGGTGAGACTCTTTACCATAGTGCAGTAGCCCTACAGCGGTTGAGTAGTAAGGTTCCTGCGCATAGTCTGTCAGCCCGGTAATGTTCAAAGGTTGACCAATTCGCACCTGGGTATGGAATACCCTTTGTGCACAAGCTGCCAGACCATCGATTTGTGCTGCACCACCGGTTAATACAATACCGGCGGCCAGATGGTGTTTTACGCCCTGTTGGCGTAACTGTTCCTGCAATTGCAGAATCTCGTCATTGACCAGATTCAACAACTCCGTGTAACGCGGTTCGATTACCTCTGCGAGGGTCTGACGCTGCAGGCTGCGCGGTGGGCGTCCACCTACGCTTGGCACTTCGACGTTTTCGTCTTTGCCAACAATCGAACCCAGCGCACAACCGTGACGAACTTTAATCGCTTCTGCGTCGGTCGGTGGAGTACCAAAGGCGTAGGCGATATCACTGGTCACCACGTTACCCGCATACGGGATAACCTTAGTATGACGCAGTGCGCCGCCAGTATAAACGGCTATATCCATGGTACCGCCGCCGATATCTACGACACAAACGCCTAGCTCACGTTCGTCTTCAGTCAGTACTGCATAACTTGCAGCCAAACCGGCAAATATCAGCTGGTCAACCTTCAGACCACAGCGTTCAACCGCTTTGACGATATTTTTGGCCATGTCGTTATGACAGGTAATCAGATGAACTTTAGCCTGCATGCGCACGCCAGAAAGTCCGACCGGATTCTTGATGCCTTCCTGATAATCGATGGCGTATTCCTGAGGAATAACGTGCAGAACGCGGTGTTCGTCGCGTACGCGTACCGATTTGGCGGTATGAACCACGTTCTCTACATCTTCCTGCGTAACTTCCTCTTCCGAAATAGGAACCATCCCTATTTCATTCTGACAACTGATATGTTTACCAGACAAAGCAAGGTAAACAGAGGAAATTTGGCAATCTGCCATCAATTCGGCCTGATCAATCGCGCGCTGAACGCATTTCACGACTGATTCGAGGTCGTTTACTCCACCCTTGTCCATGCCTCTGGACGGGCAGCTTCCCACTCCGATAATGTTGACCATGCCATCGGGCAGAACTTCCCCTACCAGTGCAGCGACTTTTGCTGTACCGATCTCCAGCCCAACTACCAGTTTTCTGTCCGTCGACTTGATCATTGTTGTTTAGCCTGTGCCTGATTCTGATTTCTGTTGTTTTGCTGACCGTCTTTTTGTCCATCACTGCCAGCCGGGTCGATAAACGCTGGAGCCCAACCTACCGCAGCACCGCTTTCATAACGTAAATCAACATAACTGATGCGTTTCTTATCGGCGTCCGCCTGCTGTTGCAGACGAGGATAAAGCTCGATAAAACGCTGCAAACGTCCGTTGCGATCGTCACGCCCCAAATCAATGCGGATATCGTCATCCAGCGTAATCTGCCATGAGTGACGTGCCGTCATTGAGACTGACTTGACCGCGAACTTCCCTACAGAAGACGCTGACGCCAGCTGTTGGCTCATGGTCTGATAACCTTGCAAAACATCCTGTTCACTGCCTTCCGGGCCATACAACAGCGGCATTTTCTGTTTGGCTACGCGCTCGGCCGGAATGCTGAACGATTTGCCGTCGACATCAACCATGTGCAAATCATTCCAGTGCGCCACTGGCACATACTCCACCAGATGTATCTTCAATTCGTTCGGCCACTGCTTGCGCACGCTGACCTGTTTAATCCACGGCAGACGTTCTATCTGCTGCTGAATAATGTTTACGTCCTGAGTCATAAAGGTGCCAGGCTCGCCCAGCGACAATATAGACTGCCGGATATCGTCGTTGGTGGTGTAATGGCGATCGCCAGTCACTACCAGTTCAGACAGCGGAAGACGCTTGGCATCGTCCATCCAGCTCAGCACCGCCCAGGCACTCCAGCCGATAGTTGCCAATACCAGCAGCAGGAAGAACATTCCCGCCAGCTGTCCACCGTTACTGCGGCGGCCTTGACTTTGGCTTTGGCTATCAGCCTTCGTCGCACGCTCTCGTGCATTTAGGGCAGCTTGAGACATATCAGTCAGCGAGCTCCAGAATGCGGGCTACCAGCTGCGGGAAACTCAGTCCCGCCTGTTTGGCCGCCATCGGCACCAAACTGTGGCTGGTCATGCCGGGTGATGTATTAACTTCAAGCAAATTGAAGTTGCCTTCGCTGTCCTGCATGACATCAACACGCCCCCAGCCGCTGCAATCCAGCGCGCGGTAGGCCTGTAAAGCCAAGTCTGCCAACTCTTGTTCCTGCTGAGCATCGAGGCCGCTTGGGCAAAAATATTGCGTCTCGTCGGAAATATATTTCGCCTGATAATCATAAAAAATACCAGCTGGCTGGATGCGAATAGACGGCATCACCTGGTCGCCCACAATCGCTACGGTATATTCAGGACCGCTTAACCATTTTTCGATCAGCAGGTCGTCGTCGTGAAGAAATGCTTCTTCCAGCGCAGGCAGCAATTCTTCCGGCGCATTGACCTTACTCATGCCAACGCTGGAACCTTCACGGCTTGGCTTGACTATCAACGGAAGACCCAGTGCGGTAATCTTCTCGCTCAAAGCGCCCTGCCCTGCCCCGGCCAGATCTTTTTTGTTTAATGCGACAAACGGTGAAACGGGCAGTCCCAGCGCTTCCCACACCAGCTTGGTGCGAAATTTATCCATGGTCAGCGCCGAAGCCATCACGCCACTGCCGGTATAGGGCAGGTCGAGATGCTCAAGAACGCCCTGAAGCGTGCCGTCTTCTCCACCGCGGCCGTGCAGCGCGATAAACACCTTGCCGTACCCTTCATCTTTAAGACGAGTGACGGCAAACGTTTTGGTATCAAGGGCGTGAGCATCAATACCTGATTCACGCAGGCCGGCCAGCACTGCTGCACCTGACTGCAGTGAAACTTCGCGTTCGGCTGAAGAACCGCCAAACAGCACGGCGACTTTAGTATTGGCATTAGACATAGTGCTCATCTCCCTTCTTGGCCGCCTGCAACTTTTGGTCGGCCAGTTTGCGAGCGACCTTGCCGATATTGCCGGCACCCTGAACCAGGATCAGGTCGTTGGCGTCGAGGATGGGTGCCAAAATGCCCGGCACGGCGTCAATATCAGAAACCAGAATCGGGTCAAGCTTGCCGCGCGCACGGATGGTGCGACACAGCGAACGGCTGTCTGCGCCCGGAATTGGCGCTTCACCTGCCGGATAAACGTCGAGCATCACCAGCAAATCTACCTGTGACAGCACATTGGCGAAATCGTCGTATAAATCACGAGTACGCGTATAACGGTGCGGCTGGAACACCATCACCAGACGTCTGTCTTCCCAACCGGCACGCGCGGCTTTGATAGTCGCGTCAACTTCGGTCGGATGGTGGCCGTAGTCATCAACCAGCATTGCGCTGCCGCTTTTGCCGTTAACATTGTCCAGCGGATACTCGCCCAGGAAGTCAAAGCGGCGTCCAGTACCCTGGAAACCAGCCAGCGCGGTCAGGATCGCGTCGTCGCTGATATCTTCGTCGGTAGCCACGGCAATCGCCGCAGCCGCGTTCAGCGCATTGTGACGACCCGGTGCATTAAGCATCACGTCCATCGGGGTCTTGTCCTGGCGGCGCACGGTAAAGTGCCCTTGAGAACCGACCTGACGATAATCTTCAATAAACACGTCGGCATCTTCGCTAAAGCCATAAGTCGTTACGTGGCGACCTACGCGCGGCAGCAACTCGCGGATAACCGGATCATCGATACACATCACCGCACGGCCGTAGAATGGCAAATTGTGCAGGAAGTTAATAAATGTCTGCTTGAGGATCTCAAAGTCACCCTGATAAGTGTCCATGTGATCCGCTTCGATGTTGGTCACAATTGCCACCATCGGCTGTAAATGCAGGAAAGACGCATCGCTTTCATCTGCTTCGGCAATCAGGAATCTGCTGGAACCAAGACGCGCGTGCGTGCCTGCTGCTTTAACCAGGCCGCCGTTAACGAAAGTCGGATCCAGTCCAGCCTCGGCGTAAATACTGGTCACCATCGCGGTAGTCGTGGTTTTACCGTGCGTACCAGCCACTGCAATCCCGTGACGGAAACGCATCAGTTCGGCCAGCATCTCGGCGCGGCGAATAACCGGAATACGCGCTTCTCGTGCTGCGATAAGCTCCGGGTTGTCGGCAGAAATGGCGGTTGAGACCACCACAACGCTGGCATCCAGCACGTTTTCAGGACGGTGATTAAAGTAAATCGTTGCCCCAAGAGCGGACAATTGCTGCGTTACCGGATTCGGAGCCAGGTCTGATCCACTAATCTGGTAGCCTTCATTGGCCAACACTTCGGCGATACCACCCATGCCGGCACCACCGATGCCAACAAAGTGTATGTGCCGGACGCGATGCATCTCGGGCACGAAGGTACGCAGTTTCGCCAATTGTTGTGTATTCACGTTTCTCATAAACCTTTGTTAATCGGACTGACGGCGTTCATGCTGCCGTCACTCACTGTTTTCATTTATTACTTGCCGCTACCACTTCAGCGGCAACGCGTTCGGTCGCATCCGGGATAGCCGCCGCGCGAGCGTTACGGGCCATCTCTAACAGACTCTGACGATCCCAACCGGCCAGAAGGTCTGCAACAGCACCGGCGTTAAAATCTTTTTGCTCGATAATCTTTGCGGCACCGGCTTTTTCAAGCGGCAACGCGTTCCAATACTGCTGGCGATCCTTGTGCTGGAAGGGCACAAAAATGGCCGGTAAACCTGCGGCGGCAATTTCGCTGACGGTCAACGCACCGGAACGGCACACCACCACATCGGCCCAGGCGTAGGCTTGCGCCATGTCATCTATAAACTCGGTCACTTTATGCTGCGTTTGACCGGCCTGTTGATACGCCTCATTTACCTGCTCCAGCGCGCCTTTACCGACCTGATGCCAGATAGTCACGCGATCGCCCAGGATGGCGGCAATTTTTGGCATCGCCTGATTTAAAACCCGCGCGCCCTGGCTGCCGCCAACCACTAGAATTCTGATTTGACCTTCACGACCGGCAAAACGTTCATCGGGCAACGGTAACGCCAGCACATCGGTACGCACCGGATTCCCCACGACTGCCGCGTTCGGGAACGCACCGGGAAACGCCTGCAATACCGTTTTGGCAATGCGTGACAGCCAGCGGTTGGTCAGTCCGGCAATACCATTTTGTTCATGTAAAACTACCGGAATACCGCATGACCAGGCGGCCAAACCGCCAGGACCTGAAACATATCCGCCCATCCCCAGTACCACATCAGGCTTGAAGCGACGCATGATAGCCTTCGCCTGCCGCCACGCATGATATATGCGAATCGGGGCCGTAAGTTGCGCTTTCAGACCTTTCCCACGCAATCCGGCAATTTTAATGAAATCTATTTCAATTCCGTGTTTTGGAACTAGGTCAGCTTCCATGCGGTCGGCAGTGCCTAACCAGCGAACTTCCCAGCCTTGCGCTATTAAATGATGAGCCACTGCCAGTCCGGGAAAAACATGACCACCGGTACCGCCTGCCATCACCATCAAACGCTTGGTCTTGCCACTCATCGGGCACTCCTTACAAACGCCTGCGCTTTCGCCATCCGCGTTTCATAATCTATTCGTAGCAACAGCGTTAACGCGGTCGACATAATCAGCAAACTTGAACCACCGTAGCTTATCAGCGGCAATGTCAGACCTTTGGTCGGTAACATCCCCGCTGCAGCACCCACGTTTACCAGAGCCTGGAAGCTTATCCATACGCCGATTGAGCAGGCCAGAAAGCCGGAAAAACGCTGGTCAATCTCCAGCGCGCGACGGCCAATGGACATGGCGCGAAAAGCGACGAAGAATACCATTAACAGCACTAAAACCACACCGAAATAGCCGAGTTCTTCACCTAAAATGGAGAAGATAAAGTCGGTGTGTGCTTCAGGCAAATATTCGAGTTTTTGTACTGAGTTTCCAAGGCCTTGCCCCCAAAACTCGCCACGACCAAATGCCATTAAAGACTGCGTTAACTGGTAGCCGCTGCCGAACGGATCGGCCCATGGGTTCCAGAACGATGTTACGCGGCGCATACGATAAGGTTCAGTGACAACCAGCAGTGAAACCGCGAACAGTCCAGAACCGATAATCGCCA contains the following coding sequences:
- the lpxC gene encoding UDP-3-O-acyl-N-acetylglucosamine deacetylase, which encodes MIKQRTLKRIVQATGVGLHTGKKVTLTLRPAPANTGVIYRRTDLNPPVDFPADAKSVRDTMLCTCLVNEHDVRISTVEHLNAALAGLGIDNIIIEVNAPEIPIMDGSAAPFVYLLMDAGIELLNSAKKFLRIKETVRVEDGDKWAEMRPYNGFHLDWTIDFNHPAIEGDAKRFQLEFSAESFVRQISRARTFGFVRDIEYLQSRGLCLGGSFDCAIVVDDYRVLNEDGLRFEDEFVRHKMLDGIGDLFMCGHNIIGAVCTFKSGHALNNKLLQAVLAKQEAWEYVTFQDEAEVPVAFRAPSTVFA
- the ftsZ gene encoding cell division protein FtsZ; translation: MFEPMELTNDAVIKVIGVGGGGGNAVEHMVRERIEGVEFFAVNTDAQALRKTAVGQTIQIGSGITKGLGAGANPEVGRNSAEEDREALRVALEGADMVFIAAGMGGGTGTGAAPVVAEVAKDLGILTVAVVTKPFNFEGKKRMAFAEQGIAELSKHVDSLITIPNDKLLKVLGRGISLLDAFGAANDVLKGAVQGIAELITRPGLMNVDFADVRTVMSEMGYAMMGSGVACGEDRAEEAAEMAISSPLLEDIDLSGARGVLVNITAGFDLRLDEFETVGNTIRAFASDNATVVIGTSLDPEMNDELRVTVVATGIGMDKRPEITLVTNKPASQPVMDHRYQQHGMSPLPQENKPAAKVVNDPGTQSNKEPDYLDIPAFLRKQAD
- the ftsA gene encoding cell division protein FtsA — protein: MIKSTDRKLVVGLEIGTAKVAALVGEVLPDGMVNIIGVGSCPSRGMDKGGVNDLESVVKCVQRAIDQAELMADCQISSVYLALSGKHISCQNEIGMVPISEEEVTQEDVENVVHTAKSVRVRDEHRVLHVIPQEYAIDYQEGIKNPVGLSGVRMQAKVHLITCHNDMAKNIVKAVERCGLKVDQLIFAGLAASYAVLTEDERELGVCVVDIGGGTMDIAVYTGGALRHTKVIPYAGNVVTSDIAYAFGTPPTDAEAIKVRHGCALGSIVGKDENVEVPSVGGRPPRSLQRQTLAEVIEPRYTELLNLVNDEILQLQEQLRQQGVKHHLAAGIVLTGGAAQIDGLAACAQRVFHTQVRIGQPLNITGLTDYAQEPYYSTAVGLLHYGKESHLSGEAEVEKRASVGNWFKRINSWLRKEF
- the ftsQ gene encoding cell division protein FtsQ; protein product: MSQAALNARERATKADSQSQSQGRRSNGGQLAGMFFLLLVLATIGWSAWAVLSWMDDAKRLPLSELVVTGDRHYTTNDDIRQSILSLGEPGTFMTQDVNIIQQQIERLPWIKQVSVRKQWPNELKIHLVEYVPVAHWNDLHMVDVDGKSFSIPAERVAKQKMPLLYGPEGSEQDVLQGYQTMSQQLASASSVGKFAVKSVSMTARHSWQITLDDDIRIDLGRDDRNGRLQRFIELYPRLQQQADADKKRISYVDLRYESGAAVGWAPAFIDPAGSDGQKDGQQNNRNQNQAQAKQQ
- a CDS encoding D-alanine--D-alanine ligase, which encodes MSNANTKVAVLFGGSSAEREVSLQSGAAVLAGLRESGIDAHALDTKTFAVTRLKDEGYGKVFIALHGRGGEDGTLQGVLEHLDLPYTGSGVMASALTMDKFRTKLVWEALGLPVSPFVALNKKDLAGAGQGALSEKITALGLPLIVKPSREGSSVGMSKVNAPEELLPALEEAFLHDDDLLIEKWLSGPEYTVAIVGDQVMPSIRIQPAGIFYDYQAKYISDETQYFCPSGLDAQQEQELADLALQAYRALDCSGWGRVDVMQDSEGNFNLLEVNTSPGMTSHSLVPMAAKQAGLSFPQLVARILELAD
- the murC gene encoding UDP-N-acetylmuramate--L-alanine ligase, which gives rise to MNTQQLAKLRTFVPEMHRVRHIHFVGIGGAGMGGIAEVLANEGYQISGSDLAPNPVTQQLSALGATIYFNHRPENVLDASVVVVSTAISADNPELIAAREARIPVIRRAEMLAELMRFRHGIAVAGTHGKTTTTAMVTSIYAEAGLDPTFVNGGLVKAAGTHARLGSSRFLIAEADESDASFLHLQPMVAIVTNIEADHMDTYQGDFEILKQTFINFLHNLPFYGRAVMCIDDPVIRELLPRVGRHVTTYGFSEDADVFIEDYRQVGSQGHFTVRRQDKTPMDVMLNAPGRHNALNAAAAIAVATDEDISDDAILTALAGFQGTGRRFDFLGEYPLDNVNGKSGSAMLVDDYGHHPTEVDATIKAARAGWEDRRLVMVFQPHRYTRTRDLYDDFANVLSQVDLLVMLDVYPAGEAPIPGADSRSLCRTIRARGKLDPILVSDIDAVPGILAPILDANDLILVQGAGNIGKVARKLADQKLQAAKKGDEHYV
- the murG gene encoding undecaprenyldiphospho-muramoylpentapeptide beta-N-acetylglucosaminyltransferase — protein: MSGKTKRLMVMAGGTGGHVFPGLAVAHHLIAQGWEVRWLGTADRMEADLVPKHGIEIDFIKIAGLRGKGLKAQLTAPIRIYHAWRQAKAIMRRFKPDVVLGMGGYVSGPGGLAAWSCGIPVVLHEQNGIAGLTNRWLSRIAKTVLQAFPGAFPNAAVVGNPVRTDVLALPLPDERFAGREGQIRILVVGGSQGARVLNQAMPKIAAILGDRVTIWHQVGKGALEQVNEAYQQAGQTQHKVTEFIDDMAQAYAWADVVVCRSGALTVSEIAAAGLPAIFVPFQHKDRQQYWNALPLEKAGAAKIIEQKDFNAGAVADLLAGWDRQSLLEMARNARAAAIPDATERVAAEVVAASNK
- the ftsW gene encoding cell division protein FtsW, which produces MGAKENESLTLVLYDRTLMWMTFGLAIIGFVMVTSASMPIGQRLANDPFMFAKRDAIYLVLAFIIGLITLRIPMMVWQKYSNVLLFASIIMLVIVLGVGSSINGASRWISLGPLRIQPAEFSKLSLFCYLASYLVRKVDEVRSNFWGFCKPMGVMVVLAVLLLLQPDLGTVIVLFVTTLAMLFLAGAKLWQFLAIIGSGLFAVSLLVVTEPYRMRRVTSFWNPWADPFGSGYQLTQSLMAFGRGEFWGQGLGNSVQKLEYLPEAHTDFIFSILGEELGYFGVVLVLLMVFFVAFRAMSIGRRALEIDQRFSGFLACSIGVWISFQALVNVGAAAGMLPTKGLTLPLISYGGSSLLIMSTALTLLLRIDYETRMAKAQAFVRSAR